The sequence CACGCGCCGGTGCGCTGCATCATGCCGCCGCACTCGCCGCAGACCGGGCCGAGCTCGATGTCGGCGCCGTGGGCCTGGACGCGCGCCGGGACGACCGGGGGCGTGTCCGTGGCCGCGTTCATCGGCGCCTGCTTGCCGGCCGGGGGCGTGACCGTGCCGGCCGCCGCCGTCGTGGCCGGGCCGATGGCGACCGGACCGGCGGTGTCGCCGTTCGTGCTCGTGGCGACCTCCGCCTGCTGGCGGTTGCGCACCTGGTCGGTGCGGATGCCGAGCTCCTCCTGGATGTCGGCGTCCAGGAAGCGGCTGGCGAGCCAGCGCATGAAGTAGTCCGGCATGGACTTCGCGAACGGGATCTCGGGGTTCGAGGTGATCCCCTCCGGCTCGAAGCGCATGTACGCGAACTTGCGCACGAGCGTCTCGAGCGGCACGCCGTACTGCAGCGCGATCGAGACCGAGGTCGCGAAGGAGTTCATCATGCCGCGGACGGCCGAGCCCTCCTTGCCGATGTCGGTCAGGAAGATCTCACCGACCGTGCCGTCCTCGTACATGCCGGCGGTGATGTAGCCCTCCTGGCCGCCGATCGAGAACTTGTGCGTGATCGACTGGCGCTCGCGCGGCATGCGGCGACGCGACGGGCCGAGCTCGGCGCGCAGGCGCGTCTCCGTCTCGGCGACGGCCTTCTGCACCGCCTCCTCGACGATCTGGTCCAGCTCGGCGCCGCCGACGACCCCGTCGGCGTCCTGCGCGTCCGTGCGCAGGGCCTGCGCCGTCTTCGAGCCGTCGCGGTAGATCGCGAGGGCCTTGACGCCCAGGCGCCAGGCCTCGGTGTACGCCTCGGCGATGTCCTCGACGGTCGCCGTCTTGGGCATGTTGACCGTCTTCGAGATCGCGCCCGAGAGGAACGGCTGCGTGGCGCCCATCATCTTGATGTGGCCCATGTGCGAGATCGCGCGCTCGCCGACCGCCACGTCGAACACCGACAGGTGCTCGTCCTTCAGGCCGGGGGCGCCGACGATCGAGCCGTGCTCGTTCGTGAAGGCGATGATCTGGTCGACCTGCTCGGGCGTGTAGCCGAGCTCCTTCAGCGCCAGCGGCACCGTCCGGTTGACGATCACCATGTTGCCGCCGCCGACGAGCTCCTTGTACTTGACGAGCGAGAAGTCCGGCTCGATGCCGGTCGTGTCGCAGTCCATGAGGAAGGAGATCGTGCCGGTCGGCGCCAGGACGGTCGCCTGGGCGTTGCGGTAGCCGTGCTCCTCGCCGAGCTCGACGGCCTCGTCCCAGACGCGCTGGGCGGCCGCGAGCAGCTGCGGGTCGTCGAACTGCGGGTCGTCGATCTCGTACGCGGCGTCGCGGTGCATCCGCATGACCGCGTTGTGCGGCTCGCGGTTCTCCTCGTACGCCTCGAACGGGCCCATCGCGCCGGCGATCTCGGCCGAGCGGCGGTACGCGCGGCCGGTCATCAGCGCGGTGATCGCGGCGGCGGTGGCGCGGCCGTGGTCGGAGTCGTACGGCATGCCCTTCGACATGAGCAGCGCGCCGAGGTTGGCGTAGCCCAGGCCGAGCTGGCGGAAGCGGCGGGCGTTCTTGCCGATCTCCTCCGTCGGGTAGCTCGACGGCCCGACGATGATCTCCTGCGCCAGGAGCATCACGTCGACGACGTGCTCGAACGTGTCGACGTCGAACGTGCCGTCGGCGCGGCGGAACTTCATGAGGTTCAGCGACGCGAGGTTGCACGCGGAGTCGTCGACGTGCATGTACTCCGAGCACGGGTTCGACGCGTTGATGCGGCCGCTGTTCGGCGACGTGTGCCAGCGGTTGATCGTCGTGTCGTACTGGATGCCCGGGTCGGCGCAGCGCCAGGCGGCCTTCGCGATCTCGTTCATGAGCTCGCGGGCGTCGTACTTCGGCGTGGCGACCTCGCCGGCCTCGGTGTTGCGCGGCGTCGTCTGCCACTCGCGGCCCTCGACGACGGCCTCCATGAACTCGTCGGTCACGCGGACCGAGTTGTTCGCGTTCTGGTACTGGATCGAGGTGAAGCCGTCACCGTCGATCGACATGTCGAACCCGGCCTTGGCCAGGGCCTCGGCCTTGTCCTCCTCCTTGGCCTTGCACTGGATGAACTCCAGGATGTCCGGGTGGTCGACGTCGAGGACGACCATCTTCGCGGCGCGGCGGGTCTTGCCGCCGGACTTGATCGTGCCGGCCCAGGAGTCGGCGCCGCGCATGAAGGAGACGGGGCCCGAGGCCGTGCCGCCCTTGGACAGCGGCTCCATCGAGCCGCGGATGTTCGACAGGTTGATGCCGGACCCGGAGCCCCCGCGGAAGATGCGGCCCTCCTTCGTGTTCCACTCGAGGATCGAGTCCATCGAGTCGTCCACGGAGAGGATGAAGCAGGCCGAGCACTGCGGGGAGTCCTCGAAGCCGACGTTGAACCAGACGGGCGAGTTGAACGCCGCGATCTGGTTGAGCAGGATGTACGTCAGCTCGGCCTCGAACGTGTCGCCGTCCTCGGGGGTGGCGAAGTAGGAGAGGGAGCGGCCCCAGTCGGCGATCGTGCCGGCGACGCGGCCGACCATCTGCCGCACGGAGGACTCACGCGCGGGCGTGTCGATCTGGCCGCGGAAGTACTTCTGCGAGACGATGTTCGTGGCGTTCTGCGACCACGACTTCGGGAACTCGACGCCGTTCTGGCGGAAGGCGGGCTTCTCGGGGTTGCCGATGACGGCGTCGCGGATCTCCCACTCGATCTGGTCGAACGGGTGGACCCCCGGGGTCGTGAAGCGGCGACTGACGCGCAGCGCCTGCTCCGCGCCGGTGTCGCTGATGATGGGCGAGTTCGCCGAATCCATTGCCTGCCTGCAGTTCCTCTGGGATTGCCGTGCTGGGTAGCGGTCCCGGATGTCGGTCGGCGTCCGTTCTCACGGAGGCAGGCCGCCCGGGCGAAGGTCGTTTCCCCCGGCTCCGCGCGGCTGGCGCGGAGGCGACGGAGGAACACCTTGACGCACCCGGATGACGGAACGAGGCCGATCCGGAGCGATTCCGACCCCTGCGGGTGGAGACCGCCTGCAAATGGCCGCAGAAAAAATCTTCGGCCCGCCGTTCGTCCATCGAGGGCGGTGTGGACGGTATGCACATTCTACGCCACGGAGGTGCTCCCCGGCGGTGGTATGAGGCCCCGCGCGGGCGCCCGATCCGGGCCCCGTGGGCGGGCCCGGGAACGGCGTTCCGCGTCGGATGCGCGTCCAGCGGCGACCTGCGGCACGGTGCGCCAGGCGAGGGATCGGGTGCCCGAGCCGCGCGCGGGGGAGGACGAGGCGGGGCGGCGGCCGCAGGTGGCGGGCCCCCGCGCTCGGCGGGGCGGATTCGCGCCCGGCGGGGCGAGCGGGGCGAGGCGAGGCGCGGCGCGGCGAGGCGAGGCGCGGCGGGGCGAGGCGCGGCGCGGGGGCGCGGGGGCGCGGGGGCGCGGCGCGGGGCGCGGGGGCGGGCCGGCCGTGGGGCGGGGCAACGACCGCGGTGAGGCACGTTGCGGTCATGGCGGGGCGGAACGCGCGGGTGAGGCGGATCGATGCTGGCCCTCAGCCCCGACCCGCCTCGCCAGCGGAAGCCGCCTCGCCGGGTGCGGCCTGCCGCCTCGCCATCCGGCAGAGCCGCCTCGCCAACCGGCGGAAGCCGCATCGGCGGCGGACCCTCTCGACGGCAGCGCCGTGCCGCCGCGACGGCGCCATGGGTCGCGGCCCGCCGGCCCGGGCCCCCGTCGACCGCCTTCGCCCGCCGCTGCCGGCCCTTCGCTTGGGCCGGCGCCCGCTTGGGCCGGCGCCCGCCTGAGCCGGCCCCCGCCTGAGCCGGCCCCCGCCTGAGCCGGCCCCCGCCTGGGATGCCGCCCGCCTGAGCCGGCCCCCGCCTGGGATGCCGCCCGCCCGAGTCGGCCCCCGCCTGGGTGCCGCCCGCTTGGGCGGCGCCCGCCTGGGCCGGCGCGACCCGCCGCCGTCGGCCGCGAGGGGGGCGGGCCGGGGAGCGCGCCGCCGGCGGTCGAGTGATCCTCGAGAGGGGCGTCCGTCAGCGGCCGGAGCCGAAGCGCATCCAGTCGCGGAACTCGGCCCAGCGCAGGCCGATGCGCCAGCCGGCCTCCGCCATCGCGTGCCCCATCGGACGCATCCAGCGGACGCGGCCCGACGCCACGACCAGGCCCCAGGCGAGCGCGGCGACGAGGAGGATCGCGAGCGCCAGGGCGGCCCACTGCCACGGCTCCGTGCCGTCGTCCGCCTGGGTGGCGACGGGCTGGGAGACCACGGTCGCGGGCGTCTGGGCCGGTGGGGCGGCCGGCGGCGTGCCGGGCGTCGTCGTGACGGTCGGGATGGCCGGGGCCTCGGCGGCGGTCGTCGGCGCCGGCGTCGTGGCGGGGGCCGGGGCGGTCGTCGCGGGGGCCGGGCCGGTGGTCGTGGCCCCGGGCGTGAGCGTGGTCTTCGACGTCTGCGCGTGCGCGCCGGCGGGCAGGACGAGCAGCCCCGCGACGAGGGCCGCGAGGGGCGCGGATCGGGTCGGGCGGCGCACCACGCGGGCGATGCTACCGGCGCGTCCCGGGCGGGACGCCGCCCGCCGCGGCCATGCGCGCCAGTCGGGCGTCCTCGGCCGCGGCGCGGTCCGCCAGCTCGCGCGCGTGCACGGCCTCGAGGCGCGCGAGGACGGCGTCCGCCTGCACGTGGGCCTCGGCGAGCTGCCGGACCAGCGCGTCCCGCTCCGCCACGACGGTCCGCAGGCGCGCCTCCAGGTCGGCGGCGCGGACCTCGGCGGTCTCCGCGCGGGCCTCGGCCGCGACGAGCCTCGCCGCGGCCGAGGCCCCGCCGCCGGCCCCGCCGCCGGCCCCGCCGCCGGCCCCGCCGCCGGCCCCGCCGCCGGCCCCGCCGCCGGCGTCGCCGCCGCCGGGCGTCTCGCCGGCAGCCGCCCCGAAGCCAGCCGTCCCGCTGCCGGCCGTCCCCTCGCCGCCCGGCGCGCCCGTGTGCGCGTCGGCGGCGATCGGCGCGCTCCGGTCCGCGCCGTCCACCGCTACGCCTCGGCGGCCGCGTCGGGCAGCAGGTCGCCGAGCGCGCCCAGGGCGTCGGCCAGGACGCGGTCCGGCGGCTGGTGGGCGTCGAGCACGCGGAAGCGCGCCGGCTCGCCGACGGCCAGGGCGTCGTAGGCGGCCTCCACGCGCGCGAAGAAGGCGTCCTGCTCGCGCTCCATGCGGTCGGCCGCGTCGCCGCGGTCCTCCAGGCGGCGGCGCCCGGTCGCGCGGTCGACGCGCAGGAGCAGCGTGCGGTCGGGCGTGCAGCCGGCGGTCGCCAGGGCGTTGATGGCGGCGACGGCGTCCAGGCCCAGCTCGCGACCGCCGCCCTGGTAAGCCAGGGACGAGTCGACGTAGCGGTCCAGCAGCACCCAGCGGCCCGCGGCGAGGGCCGGCTCGAGCACCTCGGCCCGCAGCTGGGCGCGGGCGGCGGCGAAGAGGAGCGCCTCGGCGCGGGGGTCGACGGTCAGCGCGGGGTCGGCGACGAGCGCGCGGATGCGCTCGCTCAGGGCGACGCCCCCCGGCTCGCGCAGCCGCAGGATCGGCAGCCCGCGCGCGCCCAGCGCGCCCTCGAGCGCCGCGGCCAGCGTCGTCTTGCCCGAGCCGTCGAGGCCCTCGATGGTGATGAGCCGTCCGGGCCGCTGCACGGCGCCCACGGTACCCGCAGCGCGCGCGGCGGCGTGCGCCGATACCGCATCGACATGGTGACGACGCCGCGCTGCGACGCGGGGTCGGCAGTCTCCTCGGTGTCGGCGCTGCCGCTTCCGGGACGAAGCACACGGCCGCCGACGACGATGGCTCGCACCTCTCCCTCTCCGCGGGACGTCGTCGCTGGGGACACGGCAAGCGGCCCCGGGACCCTCGCGGTCCCGGGGGCCCGCGCCGTCCGCGCGCCGCGCCGCTGGCCGTCCCTCGCCGCCGGCGCCGCGCTCGCCGACCGCTACGTCGTCGGGTCGCCTGGCCCGGCCGCCACGATCTCGCGCAGCCGCCGTACGTCCTCCTGCAGCCCGGCGGCATCCGCGCACGCCGGGCGGTCGCGCAGGGCCAGCTCGAGCCGGCGCGCGACCGGCGAGCCCGCCGTCACGCCCAGCGTGCCGAGCAGACCGGCCAGGCGGTGGGCCTCGACCCGCGCGCGCTCGCGCTGGTCCTCGGGCAACGGCCCGGCCTCGAGCGCCGAGACGGCCTGCTCGATCTCGGCCACGCGGTCCTGCACCCGCTCTCGCGCGCGCTCCCACATCCCGCGGAGGACGTCCTGGTGCTCGTCGTCCGGGCGGTCGGCCACGGCGCGATCGTACTCGGCTGGCGTCCTGCCACTCCGGTACGTTCGCTCCGGAAGGCGTCCCCGGCGCCGTCCGTCGATACCGGATCGATACCCGCCGGACCAGCCGCTGCCACGGGACGACGGCACGATCCCGACCACGTGATGCGCGCCCCTGCCCCCATCGACCGCCCCGGCGCTCCGAGCCGAGCCGCCGCGGCGCCCCGCGGGGTGCGGGTCTGATGCGGCCGGACGAGCCCGCGGCCACCCCGCGGGGCCGCACGAACGGGCCCGACGACGCGCGCCGTCGCGTCCGCGAGGCCCGCGACGCCGCGGCCCGCGCCACGGGGCTGCTCGGCGTCGACGGCGGCGAGCGCCTGCACCGCATCGCCCGGCAGGCCGCCCAGGCGACCGGCACGACGATGGGCATGATCTCG comes from Patulibacter sp. SYSU D01012 and encodes:
- a CDS encoding vitamin B12-dependent ribonucleotide reductase: MDSANSPIISDTGAEQALRVSRRFTTPGVHPFDQIEWEIRDAVIGNPEKPAFRQNGVEFPKSWSQNATNIVSQKYFRGQIDTPARESSVRQMVGRVAGTIADWGRSLSYFATPEDGDTFEAELTYILLNQIAAFNSPVWFNVGFEDSPQCSACFILSVDDSMDSILEWNTKEGRIFRGGSGSGINLSNIRGSMEPLSKGGTASGPVSFMRGADSWAGTIKSGGKTRRAAKMVVLDVDHPDILEFIQCKAKEEDKAEALAKAGFDMSIDGDGFTSIQYQNANNSVRVTDEFMEAVVEGREWQTTPRNTEAGEVATPKYDARELMNEIAKAAWRCADPGIQYDTTINRWHTSPNSGRINASNPCSEYMHVDDSACNLASLNLMKFRRADGTFDVDTFEHVVDVMLLAQEIIVGPSSYPTEEIGKNARRFRQLGLGYANLGALLMSKGMPYDSDHGRATAAAITALMTGRAYRRSAEIAGAMGPFEAYEENREPHNAVMRMHRDAAYEIDDPQFDDPQLLAAAQRVWDEAVELGEEHGYRNAQATVLAPTGTISFLMDCDTTGIEPDFSLVKYKELVGGGNMVIVNRTVPLALKELGYTPEQVDQIIAFTNEHGSIVGAPGLKDEHLSVFDVAVGERAISHMGHIKMMGATQPFLSGAISKTVNMPKTATVEDIAEAYTEAWRLGVKALAIYRDGSKTAQALRTDAQDADGVVGGAELDQIVEEAVQKAVAETETRLRAELGPSRRRMPRERQSITHKFSIGGQEGYITAGMYEDGTVGEIFLTDIGKEGSAVRGMMNSFATSVSIALQYGVPLETLVRKFAYMRFEPEGITSNPEIPFAKSMPDYFMRWLASRFLDADIQEELGIRTDQVRNRQQAEVATSTNGDTAGPVAIGPATTAAAGTVTPPAGKQAPMNAATDTPPVVPARVQAHGADIELGPVCGECGGMMQRTGACYTCSSCGNNTGCG
- a CDS encoding Hpt domain-containing protein — its product is MADRPDDEHQDVLRGMWERARERVQDRVAEIEQAVSALEAGPLPEDQRERARVEAHRLAGLLGTLGVTAGSPVARRLELALRDRPACADAAGLQEDVRRLREIVAAGPGDPTT
- the tmk gene encoding dTMP kinase, translated to MQRPGRLITIEGLDGSGKTTLAAALEGALGARGLPILRLREPGGVALSERIRALVADPALTVDPRAEALLFAAARAQLRAEVLEPALAAGRWVLLDRYVDSSLAYQGGGRELGLDAVAAINALATAGCTPDRTLLLRVDRATGRRRLEDRGDAADRMEREQDAFFARVEAAYDALAVGEPARFRVLDAHQPPDRVLADALGALGDLLPDAAAEA